Within Spirochaetaceae bacterium, the genomic segment GACCACGCGCGAGTGGGTGTATCCCCCGTTGCCGGGCCGGCTGTTCATGGCGCCGGAAGAGTTCGCGCGCATGCAGCACGCCGGCCTGCGCACCTCCACCTACGACCTGCAGTGGGTGTTCGACGACCGCCTGATACGGGTCGACCAGGTCGGCCGCCTGATTGCCGACCTCACCGCGGTGGAGGAGCGCGCGGCGCAGATCGCGCCCGGCACCAAGTACTGGCTGGTGCCGCTTGATTTCTTCGGCAAGTTCAAGACCACGCTCGACCAGGTCGCGCTGTTCCTGTTCTCCCTGGCCGCCCCTACCATCGGCATGATCCTGGTATACGTGATGCTGATCGCCGCGCTGGCGGTCGAGCGCCGGGTCACCGAGATCTCGGTGCTGCACAGCCGCGGCGCCGGGCGCATGCAGGTGCTGGCCAGCTTCGCATTGGAGTGGCTGATCCTGGCCGCGGTGGCCGCCCTGGTCGGCCCCTACCTTGGGGTGGCCATCGGCCGCCTGGTCGGCAACGTGCAGGGCTTCCTCGACTTCAGCGCCGGCGGCGGCGTGGCGGCCGCGGCCGCCGCGCAGGCCGCCGCGTCGCCGGAAGCGGCCGCGGGGGCTGACCCGGCGCTGCTCGCGCCGACCGCGGAACGGCGGTTGCCGGTGGCGGTCACCGAGCAGTCGCAGCGGTTTGCCCTGCTGGCCACCGCGGTGGCGGTGCTGGCGGCGGTGGCGCCGGTCATTGCCAGTTCCCGGTTCTCGGTGGTCACCCTGCGCCAGGTGCAGGCGCGCGGCATGCGGCGCTCGTTCTGGCACCGCTACTTCCTCGACCTGATCCTGCTCGGGCTCGCCTTCTACGGCTACAGCGCCCTGCGCTGGCAGCAGGTGCGCCTCGCCACCGAGGCCACGGTGGACGCCGACCCGATCCTGTTCCTGGTGCCGGTAGCGTTCTTCATCGGCACCGGACTGGTGGCGCTGCGCCTGTATCCGTTCGCCATGGCCGGCCTCGGCTGGCTGAGCAACCGGTTCCGCGGCATCGTGCTGCAACTCACCTTCCGCCGCCTGAGCCGCAGTTCCGGCCAGTACGTGTCGCTGCTGGTGCTGCTCATCCTCACCGTCGCCATGGGCATCTACAACGGTTCGGCGGCGCGCACGCTGCTGGTCAACTTCGAGGATCGCGTGCGCTACATGAACGGCGCCGAGCTGGTCATACGCGAGGCGTGGGAGTCGCCCGAGGAGCAGCAGGCGGCCGGGATGGCCGGAGCGGTGCAGCCCACCTCCTACGACCAGCCGCGCTCGCCCGCGGCCGCCGAGCCGCCGTTCTTCAAGCGGCTGGAGATCGAGGGCGTGGAAGCCGCGGCACGGGTGCTGGTGCGGCGCGCCGAGGCGCGCAATGCCTCCCTGCACGCCGGCTCGGTTACCATGATGGCAATCGTGCCGCATGAATTCGCGCCCGTCGCGTGGGCGCGGCCCGACCTGTTCAACCCGCACTTCTACGACTACCTGACCCAGTTGAGCAACCATCGCCAAGGCGCGCTGGTCAGCGCCGAACTGAAGCGCCGCGGCAAACTGGAGCCGGGCGATCCGCTCACCATCAACTACAACAACCAGCGCATCGACGCATACGTGGTCGGCGTGGTTCCGTACTGGCCGTCGCTCAACCCTGAACACCGTCCGTTCGTCGTCATGAACCTGGACCACGTGCAGGAGTTCACGGCGCTCGAACCGTACGACTCGTGGTATGACATCACCGGGCCGGAGGCGATTCCGCACATCGTGCAGCGGCTGGTCTCGATCGGGGTGTGGGAGTGGAAGCGGCTGGACACCGAACAGATCCTGCGCGACCTGCACCGCGAGCCATACCGGCGCGGATTCTTCGGAATCCTCACCATCGGCTTTCTGGCCGCGGCCGCGGTGGCGGTGCTGGCGTTCGTGGTGTACACCATCTATTCGACCCGCCAACGGCTCATCCAGTTTGGCGCGCTGCGCGCCAACGGCCTGTCGCTGGTACAGACGCTCGGCGTGGTGGGCCTGGAACAGCTCCTGACCGTCGGCATCGGCCTGGCGATCGGCATCGCCGGGGGCAACGCGGCCACCACCCTGTTCCTGCCGTTCCTGCGCGACCGCGCCAGCGAGGTGCAGCCGGTGCCGCCGTTCGTGATCGTTACCGATCTCGACGACCTGACGCGCATGGTGGCGATTGTCGGAGCGGCGTTCGTAATCGCGGTGGCCGCCCTGGCGCTGTTCCTGGTGCGCGCGCGGCTGGCGAGCGCACTGCGGCTCGGCGAGGAGGCCTAGCGGCTGGTGGCGGGAGACGAGTTCATTCGCTGCGAGGGGCTGGTCAAGATCTACAAGATCGAGGACGTCGAGGTGGTGGCGCTGCAGGGGCTGGACTTGACCATCCGGCGCGGCGAGGTGATGGGCATCATCGGACCGAGCGGCAGCGGCAAGACCACGCTGATGAACGTCCTCGGCGGGCTCGATGCGCCGTCGGCCGGCAAGGCGGTGGTGGACGGCACCGACCTGATCCGCATATCCGACCGGCAGCGGCTGCGCTACCGGCGCCGCACGGTCGGCTTCGTGTGGCAGAACGTGAGCCGCAACCTGATTCCCTACCTGACCGCGACCGAGAACGTGCAACTGCCGATGATCCTGTCCGGCCGCTTCGATCACCGGCGCGCGGAGCGGCTGCTGCGCCTGGTCGGCCTCGGCCACCGCCTGCGCCACCGCCCCGTGACCATGTCGGGCGGCGAGCAGCAACGCGTGGCAATCGCCATCGCGCTCGCCAACCGGCCGCCGGTGCTGCTCGCCGACGAGCCCACCGGATCGCTGGACACCGAGAACACCATCCGGCTGCTGGAGGTATTCGACACGGTGCGCCGCGAACTGGGCGTGACCGTGGTGATCGTCACCCACGACACGTCGATGGCGCGCGCGCTCGACCGCTACGTGCAGATTCGCGACGGCAAGACCAGCACCGAGTCGATCCGCCGCGCGGCGGTCACCTACACCGAGCAGGGCACCGCCGAGGCGATCGCCGCGCTGCAGAGCGCCACCAGCGGCGCACCAGCCGGTGCCGAGGATGGCGAGGACCACGCCGAAGCGGTGGACGAGGCGAGCCACGAGCACTTTACCCTGCTCGACTCCGCCGGCCGGCTGCAGATCCCGGCCGACATGCGCGACGAGTATCGCATCGGCGGGCGCGTGAAGCTGGTAGAGGAGGATGGCCGCATCCTCATCGTGCCCGGCGAGGACCAGTAGCCGCCTGCCGCGGGCGCCATGGCCAGATTTCCCGACGACTTCCTGTGGGGCGCCGCCACCTCTGCCTGCCAGATCGAAGGCGGCGCCTCCGAGGGCGGCCGCGGCGACTCGATCTGGGACGTGTTCGCGCGCCGCCCGGGCAGGGTTGCCGACGGCGCCAGCCCCGCCGCCGCCTGCGGCCACTTCCGCCGCTACCGCGAAGACGCGGCGCTGATGGCGCGTCTCGGGATCGGCGCGTACCGCTTCTCGGTCGCCTGGCCGCGGGTGTTCCCGCGCGGTCACGGTGCCGTGAACCGCGCCGGACTCGATTTCTACGACAGCCTGACCGACACGCTCCTGGAACACGCCATCACCCCGTTGGCGACCCTGTACCACTGGGACCTGCCGCAGGGCCTGCAGGAGCGCGGCGGCTGGCCGGTGCGGGACACCGCGCGCTACTTCGCCGACTTCACGGAGCAGGTGGTGCGGCGCCTCGGCGACCGGGTGGCGCTGTGGGCTACCCTGAACGAACCGCACGCCGCTGCCCACCTGGGGCATGAGCACGGCGTGCATGCGCCGGGGCTGCGCGGCCTCGACACCGCCCTGCAGGCGGCCCACCACCTGCTGCTGGCGCACGGCCTGGCGGTGGAAGTGCTGCGCGACCTGGCGCCGCGGGCGTGCATCGGCATCGCCCTGAACGTGGCGCCGGTGCACCCGGCCGGCGACGGCGGTGCCGACGGTGCCGCCGCCGAGCGCGCCGACGGCTACCTGAACCGCTGGTACCTCGATCCGCTGCTGCGTGGCGCCTACCCCGCGGACCTGACCGACGCCTACCGGGAATTGGACCTGCTGCCCGCGGTGCACGAGTACGACCTCGCCACCATCTCCGCCCCGCTCGACTTCATCGGCGTCAACTACTACTTCCGGTGGCTGGTGGCGGCGGACCGGCCCGACGGCACGGGTCTGCGCCAGCGCGAGCTGGGCTTTCGCGTCCTGGACGCCGGCGGCGCGGGATCGGCGGAGCGCACCGCCATGGGCTGGGAGGTGTATCCGGATGGGCTGGCCGAGGTGCTGCTCAGATTGGCGCGCGAGTACGCACCCGCCGCCATCTACATCACCGAAAACGGCGCCGCCTATGACGACGATCGCGGGGCCGAAGGCGACTACGACGACGGCGCCCGTCGAGCCTACCTGCACGCTCACCTGGAAGCCGTCGGCGCAGCGGTCGCGGCGGGAGCACCGGTGGCCGGCTACTTCGTGTGGTCGCTGCTCGACAACTTCGAGTGGCAGCACGGCTACCGCAAGCGGTTCGGGCTGGTGCACGTCGACTTCCGCACCGGCACGCGCACACCGCGGCGCAGCGCATACTGGTACCGCGACGTGATCGCCGCGGGAGGAGTGGACTGATGCCCGCAAGACTCGCCGGCCGTGCGGCGCCCGCCCACGGCGCCGCGCCGATCGACCTGACCCACGCCCGGTTCGCGAACCGGCGCGACTTCGCGGCCGGAGGCTGCGCGTGAGCCCAAGCCGCGCCGCCCTGGTCGCGCTCTATGACGCCGCCGTGCGGCGCGTCGATCCGGGCGCGATGGTGACCGAGCAAGTAACCGTCGAGGGCAGTTCCCTCGTCGCCGCAGGCGACGGCGAGCCGGTGCGAATCGACCTGGACCGGTTCCGGGAGGTGCGGCTTGTCGGCGTCGGCAAGGCGGCCGCGGCAATGGGCCGCGGCGTTGAGGCGTTGCTGGGAGAACGCCTGAGCGGCGGCGTCGTGGTAACGAAGCTCGGCCATGCCGGGGCCGGACTGCGCTGCGCCCAACTCTTGGAAGCCGAACACCCAGTCCCAGGAGAACGGAGCGCGGCCGCCGGACGTGCGATTGCCGAAGAGTGCCGGCGCGCCGGCGCGGACACGCTCCTGATCGGCGTGATCTCCGGCGGCGGATCGGCGCTGCTGACCGCGCCCGCCAGCGGATTGACCTTGGCCGACAAGCAGGAAACCACCCGGCTGCTGCTGGCGGCCGGCGCCACCATTGGCGAAGTCAATTGCGTGCGCAAGCACCTGTCGGCCCTCAAGGGGGGCCGCATGGCCGAGTTGATCCACCCGGCGACCTCCGTCAACCTGATCCTGTCGGACGTGGTCGGCGATCGGCTCGACACCATCGCCTCCGGCATCACCGCTCCCGACCCCACCACCTATGCGGACGCGGCCGCGATCCTGCGCCGCTGCGACCTGTGGCCGGCCGTACCTGCCGCCGTGCGGGCGCGTATCGATGCCGGCCGCACGGGCGCGATCTCCGAAACACCGAAGCCCGGGCACCGCGCGTTCGCGGCAACCCACAACCTGCTCCTCGGCTCCGGTCATGCAGCCGTGGCCGCGGCGGCGGCCGCTGCGCGCGCCGCCGGCTACGACACCCTCGTCCTGTCCACCCAGCTCACCGGCGAGGCGCGCGAGATCGCCGCCGTGTTCTATGCCCTGGCCCGCGACCTGCGTAGCGGGCGCCTCGCATTGCGCCTCCCCGCCTGCATCGTAGCCGGCGGCGAGACCACGGTCACGGTCACCGGCACCGGCAGAGGCGGGCGCTGCCAGGAGATGGCACTGGCGTTCCTGGTCCAGATGGCGGAGGACAGCGACCCGCCACGAGCCGCCACCTTCCTGGCCGCCGGTACCGACGGCAACGACGGCCCCAACGACGCAGCCGGCGCGTTCGCCGACGCGGCCGCGGTCTCGGCCGCCGCCGCTCACGACCTGCGTGCGGCGCTCGCCGACAACGACTCGCACGGCTTCGGCGCCGAGGCCGGTACGCTGTTCACGCCCGGCCCCACCAACACCAACGTCGCCGACCTCTACCTGCTGACCGTCGACCGTCCCTGAGCACCGCGCCGCCGCCGGCACCCACTCTCGGCTCCACCCGCACCGCGCCTGCCGTGGCCACGCCGCTCCGCTACATTGTCGGTGGAGGCCAATGGAGCCACACACCGATGCATGACCGCGACAACCACGACAACCACGACAACCACGACCACAACCGGCACCTCGCCCGCAGTTCCGACGGCAAGTGGCAGTTCCTCGCGCCGCCGCAGTCCGACGGCGGACCGCGCGAGCAGCCGCCGCTGATCCGCCCGCCGAGCCGCGGCCAGTTTCGTTTCTCGATCTGGTACATCGTGCTCGGCGTCATGGTCCTGTTGCTGGTCAACTCGCTGGTCGGCAGCCGGCAGATGACCACCACCGTCGACTACAGCACCTTCAAGAGCCTGATCAGCGACGGACAGATCAAGCGCGTCCGCATTACCGACAACCACTACGTCGGACTCGGCGCCACCGAGGCCGAACTGACCCGCCTGCGTGAGT encodes:
- a CDS encoding ABC transporter ATP-binding protein, which encodes MAGDEFIRCEGLVKIYKIEDVEVVALQGLDLTIRRGEVMGIIGPSGSGKTTLMNVLGGLDAPSAGKAVVDGTDLIRISDRQRLRYRRRTVGFVWQNVSRNLIPYLTATENVQLPMILSGRFDHRRAERLLRLVGLGHRLRHRPVTMSGGEQQRVAIAIALANRPPVLLADEPTGSLDTENTIRLLEVFDTVRRELGVTVVIVTHDTSMARALDRYVQIRDGKTSTESIRRAAVTYTEQGTAEAIAALQSATSGAPAGAEDGEDHAEAVDEASHEHFTLLDSAGRLQIPADMRDEYRIGGRVKLVEEDGRILIVPGEDQ
- a CDS encoding GH1 family beta-glucosidase, translating into MARFPDDFLWGAATSACQIEGGASEGGRGDSIWDVFARRPGRVADGASPAAACGHFRRYREDAALMARLGIGAYRFSVAWPRVFPRGHGAVNRAGLDFYDSLTDTLLEHAITPLATLYHWDLPQGLQERGGWPVRDTARYFADFTEQVVRRLGDRVALWATLNEPHAAAHLGHEHGVHAPGLRGLDTALQAAHHLLLAHGLAVEVLRDLAPRACIGIALNVAPVHPAGDGGADGAAAERADGYLNRWYLDPLLRGAYPADLTDAYRELDLLPAVHEYDLATISAPLDFIGVNYYFRWLVAADRPDGTGLRQRELGFRVLDAGGAGSAERTAMGWEVYPDGLAEVLLRLAREYAPAAIYITENGAAYDDDRGAEGDYDDGARRAYLHAHLEAVGAAVAAGAPVAGYFVWSLLDNFEWQHGYRKRFGLVHVDFRTGTRTPRRSAYWYRDVIAAGGVD
- a CDS encoding glycerate kinase, which codes for MSPSRAALVALYDAAVRRVDPGAMVTEQVTVEGSSLVAAGDGEPVRIDLDRFREVRLVGVGKAAAAMGRGVEALLGERLSGGVVVTKLGHAGAGLRCAQLLEAEHPVPGERSAAAGRAIAEECRRAGADTLLIGVISGGGSALLTAPASGLTLADKQETTRLLLAAGATIGEVNCVRKHLSALKGGRMAELIHPATSVNLILSDVVGDRLDTIASGITAPDPTTYADAAAILRRCDLWPAVPAAVRARIDAGRTGAISETPKPGHRAFAATHNLLLGSGHAAVAAAAAAARAAGYDTLVLSTQLTGEAREIAAVFYALARDLRSGRLALRLPACIVAGGETTVTVTGTGRGGRCQEMALAFLVQMAEDSDPPRAATFLAAGTDGNDGPNDAAGAFADAAAVSAAAAHDLRAALADNDSHGFGAEAGTLFTPGPTNTNVADLYLLTVDRP